In Stomoxys calcitrans chromosome 2, idStoCalc2.1, whole genome shotgun sequence, the following proteins share a genomic window:
- the LOC131995317 gene encoding uncharacterized protein LOC131995317, translated as MDDQDARTINQQIENIYSNLNNVTYTLSHEHSINFKMIERFNNITSHINNEQHTIERYMLSTTNKIKQEEDILLQTQYLNQINYNIDLLTHHLTNIAEAVVLSKLNIISRFLLSPEELENIEVKLKQKNIEVRSIENIYEMLGMQAYYNETNIIFNILVPNVSEEDYFLYHIIPLPINITKLIITEPYILFNENSTHHHKTLCPSIEGTYYCGIPIRQEETKYSLCIGNLINNKEANCPISDVGKRESITQVEQNLILFIHSPETLINSTCSIKTLTVKDTALVRFQNCDVSINGITYHDDTDAYWDQLHIPPLPNSNISVISTIEILSLQKLEDFNFLTNNRISNLEITTTTVHSVTTTTTLPITPTTTSSLWPSLYLKGGGVTTPTLLSPPKPVTTPTLLSPPKPPRTLTY; from the exons ATGGATGACCAAGACGCTAGAACAATAAATCAACAGATAGAAAACATTTACTCAAACCTAAACAACGTTACATATACACTTTCACACGAACATTCAATCAACTTTAAAATGATTGAAAGATTCAATAACATAACATCCCACATAAATAACGAACAGCACACAATAGAAAGATACATGTTGAGCacaactaataaaataaaacaggaaGAGGACATACTATTACAAACACAATACCTCAACCAGATAAACTACAACATCGACCTTCTAACACACCACTTAACAAACATAGCTGAGGCAGTAGTTCTGTCAAAACTAAATATAATTTCAAGATTCCTCCTCAGCCCGGAAGAACTCGAAAACATAGaagtcaaattaaaacaaaaaaatattgaagtcagatctatcgaaaatatttatgaaatgctAGGCATGCAAGCCTACTACAATGaaacaaatatcatttttaaTATTCTTGTACCGAATGTCTCTGAAGAAGACTATTTTCTATACCACATAATTCCTTTACCAATAAACATAACTAAGTTAATAATAACAGAACCATATATATTGTTTAATGAAAATTCCACACACCATCACAAAACACTTTGCCCATCGATCGAAGGAACATATTATTGCGGTATACCGATCCGACAGGAAGAAACCaaatactcgttatgtattggaAACTTAATAAACAATAAAGAAGCAAATTGCCCAATTAGTGACGTTGGAAAAAGGGAATCGATCACACAAGTGGAACAAaacctaatactttttattcaCTCACCAGAGACACTAATAAATTCTACTTGCAGTATCAAAACTCTCACAGTAAAAGACACAGCCCTTGTGCGTTTCCAGAACTGTGACGTCTCAATAAATGGTATAACATACCACGATGATACCGATGCATATTGGGATCAACTCCACATACCCCCGTTACCAAACAGCAACATTTCCGTAATCTCCACAATCGAAATACTTAGTCTTCAAAAACTCGAGGATTTCAACTTTCTAACCAACAACAGAATTAGCAACCTGGAAATAACCACTACAACAGTTCACTcagtcacaacaacaacaacatta CCTATCACTCCGACCACAACATCTTCATTGTGGCCGTCGCTCTATCTTAAGGGGGGAGgagttacgacacccaccttattgtctccaccaaaaccagttacgacacccaccttattatctccaccaaaaccaccgAGAACGTTAACctattga